The sequence below is a genomic window from Nostoc flagelliforme CCNUN1.
TTCTCTCATAGTCATTTTAGTCGGAGCCTCAGTGCTAGCATTTCTGCTCAACTACCCCGTGAGCTGGATGGAGCATCATGGTGCTAGGCGAGAGCAAGTCGCTATTTTAGTATTTCTCTTGGCTTTATCGATTTTATTGGCCTTGGGCGTGACACTTTTTCCGCTGGCCCTTACCCAAGCTCAACAACTGGTAGCTCGTTTGCCAGAGTTGATCGACTCTGGACGCTCTCAGTTAATGATATTAAACGAAAAAGCTGAGACTTATGGTTTACCGATTAACCTTGATGCTCTGGTAGTGCAAATCAACGATCGCGTCAAAGGACAATTGCAAGCGATCGCTGGACAAGTTTTAAATCTGGCGGTAGTTACAGTTACTAGTCTGCTAGATATTCTCTTGACGATGGTTTTGACTTTCTACCTTTTACAGCATGGGGGTGAACTCTGGGAAAGTTTAGTGGAATGGTTACCCTCTAAATTTCGCGATCCTTTTTCTAAAACAGTCCGCCTGAGCTTCCAAAATTTCTTCATCACCCAGTTGATTTTATCGACTTGCATGGCATCAGCCCTGATTCCTACCTTTTTGTGGCTAAAAGTGCCATTTGGTTTACTATTCGGCC
It includes:
- a CDS encoding AI-2E family transporter, which encodes MQTRKLLDWWQTFTPIARIGAIALFLPLLVLNGWALSVFFDYFHSLIVILVGASVLAFLLNYPVSWMEHHGARREQVAILVFLLALSILLALGVTLFPLALTQAQQLVARLPELIDSGRSQLMILNEKAETYGLPINLDALVVQINDRVKGQLQAIAGQVLNLAVVTVTSLLDILLTMVLTFYLLQHGGELWESLVEWLPSKFRDPFSKTVRLSFQNFFITQLILSTCMASALIPTFLWLKVPFGLLFGLTIGLMALVPFGGSVGIALTTLLVALQDFSMGVRVLIAAVIVQQILENLIAPRILGSFTGLNPVWILISVLTGARIGGLLGVIVAVPTAVVIKTALSALRPGSLSSETDDSATGEITAPIAANDSPKADAKNTLSISEATLP